The Budorcas taxicolor isolate Tak-1 chromosome 16, Takin1.1, whole genome shotgun sequence genome includes the window GGGTAAATCTTCGGGTTGGGTGGTGGCTGAGGGATGTAAGTCAGTGGCTCTTCTGTTGATGAGGTAGCAAGAACATATACTTTGGCTACTGGCTCTTCTCTCTTGACTCCACTGACAGACAAATTGGGAGATCTGGGTAAAAACTGCTGAGGTTCACCTTCTGTACTATTAGCATTATTAATGGGGGGCAAAACCCCCTGACTCTTAATGTCCTGTAAATTCACAAGTTCAAACTTTCCATCTCTCTCCATTAGGATTTTCCTATCCTTGTTTTCTTCACAATTTCCATCAGTAAGTGACAGGATCACATTTTCTTGTCCAAATTCATTGGAAATACATAACTGTGACAGTTTTCCAGACACATTACTTTCATAATTTTTGTAAGTATCACTGTCTTCCAGAGGAGGAACTTCTAAATCAACTAATTTGTCCTTGAATTTAAGTTTGCGTTCCCTTTTATCATTCACTGGTTCTTGATTTTGTAGAAGTCTGTTGGCTTGTATAATTTTCTCCATAATatatctcctgacttcctcatcctcttcctcctccaggtcttgaTGGCTTTCTAGTTTGGATTCTTGCAAAGAGTTTTCACTATCTGAATCTGATATGGGGTCCAAAGGTTGAATACTTGGTACAGAAATAAAGTCATTTCTTCTTGGTGAAACCTCATCCTTCAAAGATTTATCAGGATCAGAAAGTTGCTTGGTgtgttctatttctgtttcattcactTTTAAGTCTTGGTTAATATTCTCTTCATTCCCACAAGCCATCTAGAAAAAGAGAGATGAGATTCATTTTCAGTAAAAATTGAGACTCTGTCCATTCATATGTAGACAATCCAAAATGGATGTTCATGCTCgtaatttattttatgaatggGAAAAGTTACATGCTTCCTGCTCATATTTCACCCATAGTTTTCTAATTCATATTTTACTTCCCcaagggaaaaagcaaaaaaattggggaaaaatttaaatctgaatttgatgTTGCTAAGTACTACAGTgattactttttttaaagcttccatGCCAATGTATGAAAGTGTAACTACAAACAGTACAATATTAATATCCCTCCCTCTATAAAATGTTCCTTTTACATTTTCAGAAGAATATACTTTTAATATTGTATATTGTACAATTTGTAATATTTGTAATCCTTGTAATATTTgtgctttttcaaaaaaatatcttTCTCCCCAGGACCATTACAAGGTCACTGCCTTTGGTCAAGTCCTTATCATTCTGAGTTTCCTatgatcttttcaaattattactGCTGCTATTTTCTGCATGATCTATACCCAAATTCCAAGTCAATTTTTACCTCTGGATCAGATTTTCCCTCCTCAATTATATTCAGAGGCTCCAGTAATCTATGTTAAACACCATTATATAACTTGgtcttactttttttaaaaaaatttaatcccATGTGAACCATGAACCAGTATTTTCACAAAACCCTGCTCCACATCTACTAAGTAATGGCTATTATGTCCTGCTGTCGTCAAccccttaaaattcccttcctctTTTACTAGCTTAGTCACCAATTCTAACAGCCTCTTCTTCCTAACCTGGACAACACTGCTGTATGTCCAATAAGCAAATCAACGTGGCCCCCTAAAATGACTACCAAGTAACTAAAATTAAACTAAGATCTCTGCATTGTAATTGTTCTTTTTAGCCTTATTTTATTCTCTGGTTCATTTCTACAGTATCTGTTTTCAAATTCTCCTTtagcttttacttctttttaaaacccACTACAATAAAATCTTCCCCTAACCCTCACCCCTGTTTCTCTGTCATCCATTTTTTCCTACCAGCCTcaaaggaaaaagtgattttaatAATCCACTGGAATGAACAAGATTCATTAGAGCACTGTGATTTAACCACTGCTGTATCCACAGCACCTAGAACAGCCTCTGACACATGGCCAAGTGATCACTGCTTTacaatgaatgaataagcaataAGGCAATGAATTATCATTATAATTTCTCTAATTCTTTAACCTTGTGCTGTGGATCTCATACCCTTCTAGTTATGAGACCTTGGTTCAGCATTATTGCTCTGGTATCTCTtcctctgggcttccttggtggctcagatggtaaagaatcgcctgcaatgtgacagacctgggttggatcctgggctgggaagatcccttggagaagggaatggctacccactccaatattctggcctggagaattccagggtcagaggagcctggcgggctacagttcatggagtcgcaaagaagaggatatgactgagcgactttcactttcacttttctttcatctcttcctcTACTCATTCTGACTATTTTTCTGTTAAAGATGCATAAAACTGCCATGTAAAAGCCATCTTAGAAAAGTCTTCACTTTTGACTCTGTTGCCTTTTCCAAATGTTATCTATCTCATCTGTCTTCTCCATTGCATAAGAAAGCAAGATAGAACCAAGAAAGAGTTGTgataaaaaaaaaccctgcagccTTCACTTCCTTGTAGTCTTTTCCTTAACCCTCTTAAAACTGGCTTCTGCTGTAAATACTTTGATCAACATCCCTCTCAAGTCACCTATCTTATCCCAGTCTTGGTCCTTTTCTTCATTACTTCCCTATTTATTGACACGAATTACATTATGTataatagttatatattttaataaaattatatataattagtgTCAATAggagcttctctgatggctcaaatggtaaagacgatcccctggagaagggaatggctacccactccagtatccttgcctgaagaagtccatgtacagaggagcctggcaggctgcagaaacaactgagcgagtaacactttcactttctttcattttcagtgtcaatacatatgcatatatatcactcatatatagatatacatacacactgTATATAAGTAAAAAGAGACAGAACTTTCTATAATTCAGGAACTAGTTCATTTTCCTAGATAGCCCTACTACATGTCTGATAAATAGTACAGAATCATGATTAATGGATCCACTTTTTTCTACATATATTCCTGTGTCTCAGTCTTTgaccctttattttttttctgtatattcattcccCTAAAATTCACTCTTAACGTTTCAAATATTAGCTGAAAGACCATGTTTTTGaggatttgctttatttttcatgtatattGAAAGTAAATCCCGATTTTACCCAAGTTCACATAAAGTAGAAATTAGTTgtatttgctttttacttctgaTGCAATAAATTGTTATTAttgaattatataaattataattttatttttaattataattttagctTTAAGTGCTAATTTAATCACTGTTCTCTCACTAATTAACCCTATGCTTTATGACACAACATTTAAACTCTATATGCTTCAATTTTTTCATGTCTAAAATAGGAATAATGCTACTCATTCTATGTATATCAAAGGAATTGTGTGAGGTTTAAACGAGATAATACATGTGAAAACTCCTCAAGAACTACAAAACACTTTGTTAATATGATTACTACGAATGCTGCTGGCAATTTATATGTACCTCCATTATGCTGgcactgcttttttctttttcattaatcaACCACTCCAGGTCCTTTTCAAAGTCATCTTCATATTCTCCACTGTCTTTTAAATCAgtatctttattttcattcattttctgtttgttaaaGAATAATGCTGTAAGATAAAAAGAGATAAGGTATTACGTCATCCCCACTTTAGGGGCAGTATGGAGTATGAAGATTAATGCTAAAGGTAAGATAATTAACACATAGAAACACAAATTATGGGATGTTCAGAATAAACATATCAGTATATCCTAAAAGAGAGACTTACAAAGGCCAGACATTTTCCAGGTATACCACTCCTAATAACCATGGCATCTCCCCCCAATTCCTGTTAGCCTAATATACAAGGAGATTTTAAAAGGCGGATATAAGGAGACTATCTGACTATCAGAGAAGGATTTTCCACATCCCCTGCCAATCATTAAAACTCCTTGTCCAGGTCTGAGCTGATGAATCATCAGCTTTTTAGTCTCACTCACAcacatttttctatattcaaatttaaatgattatattaatTGTTATCCTCAGTTTCTCAATCCTTCTGGTAATTTATTCAGTGTAATTATAATTTCTGATCTGAGAGGTTTTTTTAACTATGTAACAATTGACCCTTAGTTATGGTATAAGCTAATTTCCACAGAAGTCAAACTGCtgtcaattcaaaataaaattttttttatataaaaaacaaactgtgATAGCTACTACTATCTGGAAGGCAGTGACAATAAATAAGAATGTCAAGTGAAAGTTaataaatgtttctgaaaatgGTATATAAATTTagtcatttttaagaaaacaaaacatacaatTATCTAAAAATTGAGGTCAGTTCCAAGCCCTAATTTATTAGCCCAtaatatttcaaatgaaagatGCATTTCCATCTTTACATATAACATGGTCTTTATGTGTGTGAGCAtactatgtatgtatgtgaatataCAATACAATGTTAACAAACCTATTTGTTGAATACCTACAACACGtctctaaaaattataaaatatgctcTTGAGCCCTGATACAGAAGACAAATGTAAGTCAAATACATACATTCCAAATGTAGACAAAACATAAACTGAAAATGTAGGTAAGTGGAACAAAGGTATAAAAGGACTGTGGAAGGAAGAATAAAAAAGCAACTAAGTTTAACACTGGAAATATCAAGGAAAGTTGAGATGTGTTTTGAATATTGAGTATAAGAGTTCATCATCTACTCCAGACAAGAGAACagtctgaaaaagaacaaacataaaagtgcatggaatttcccagtaTGACCTGAACATAAATGtgcccctggagaaggttctAAAAGGAGACAGAAGGGGTCAGTTTGATGTCATATTATCTTTTCGAAAAGAAAAAACGTGAGGGAAAATTGTTTATGTATATCTAATTGTGATAAAATAGCCAAAGGTAGAAATATACAGCAATAATCTGCATTCTTTCCACTACTgacttaaacaaaaacaaaaagagcaatgctcagtaaatatacTTAGAATTTTAGGTCCAATTTCAAAAGAACTGTAGAAATATGATTTGCAGGGCCCCAAACACCTGGGACCCTGTTTCTAAACCTGCCTTTTCTTGCTCTAACACCAAGATTAAGTTACCTAAAAACTTCTCTGGAAGTAGAAAGTACAGATGTCAAGAACACATGAAGTCTaggcatatttttaaagatataaaatgagAGGTATTATGTTTGATTTGATAAATATCCACAAGCTTTTTGTGGCCATTAGCTTCACTTCTTCCAAAAAGTTtgaccagaccacctaaccaggTACCAATTTTACTAAAGcaagatttctattttttccatcaAATGATAATGAAAGCATGTGGGAGACCGTCTTTCCACTAGCTATACCAGCACTAGCTAAAAGAAGAGATAAGGGTTTTCAGTACTAAGTGTGATATAAGTTAAAAGAATGagacaattcaaaaagacacaggcaccccaatgttcacagcagcactctttacaatagccaaaacatggaagcaacctaagtatccatcaagagatgaatggacaaagatgtggCGCATATATACAGTGGGATACTACTCTGCCACCCAAAGTAAGAATGAAAtcaagccatttgcagcaacatggatggctcTAAGGATTATCTTACTGgatgaagtaaaccag containing:
- the CCDC181 gene encoding coiled-coil domain-containing protein 181; this translates as MNENKDTDLKDSGEYEDDFEKDLEWLINEKEKSSASIMEMACGNEENINQDLKVNETEIEHTKQLSDPDKSLKDEVSPRRNDFISVPSIQPLDPISDSDSENSLQESKLESHQDLEEEEDEEVRRYIMEKIIQANRLLQNQEPVNDKRERKLKFKDKLVDLEVPPLEDSDTYKNYESNVSGKLSQLCISNEFGQENVILSLTDGNCEENKDRKILMERDGKFELVNLQDIKSQGVLPPINNANSTEGEPQQFLPRSPNLSVSGVKREEPVAKVYVLATSSTEEPLTYIPQPPPNPKIYPSSAVNSDRSKGNGKSNRRTQSADVSLATSTFCLSPRQKELKKRLEQKREKLKKEEDEKKIEEEKEKKKENDMVFKAWLQKKREQVQEMRRIQRAKQIEDMNSRQENRDPQQAFRLWLKKKHEEQLKERKTEELRKQEECLVFLKGTEGRDRAFKQWLRRKQIEKIAEQQAVKERARQLRLEAKRSKQLQCHLYNMSEAKSFRFTDHYN